The proteins below come from a single Fodinicola acaciae genomic window:
- a CDS encoding response regulator transcription factor, giving the protein MKLLLVEDDPNVRRLLTDYLRSSKYDVRSVATGSAGLSETVSWRPDLIVLDLGLPDLDGESLLRMIRAIYSAPVLIVTAHADEETTIRLLHAGADDYLIKPFSPPHLGARVEAVLRRAGMSTPSAPLAVGELEVDLASRVATLRGEQLSLSRKEFDLLAHLARRAGQVVSRRELLREVWQLPSGDDDQTIDVHLSWLRRKLGETAQAPRYLHTVRGVGIKLEPPANATAEPPRG; this is encoded by the coding sequence ATGAAGCTCCTGCTGGTCGAAGACGACCCGAATGTACGCCGGTTGCTCACCGACTATCTGAGGTCGAGTAAGTACGACGTACGATCCGTGGCTACCGGTTCGGCCGGGCTGTCCGAGACCGTCTCGTGGCGACCGGACCTGATCGTGCTCGACCTCGGCCTGCCCGACCTGGACGGCGAGTCGCTGCTGCGGATGATCCGCGCGATCTACTCGGCGCCGGTGCTCATCGTGACCGCGCACGCCGACGAGGAGACCACGATCCGGCTGCTGCACGCCGGCGCCGACGACTACCTGATCAAGCCGTTCTCGCCGCCGCATCTCGGTGCGCGTGTCGAGGCGGTGCTGCGCCGCGCCGGCATGTCGACGCCGAGCGCGCCGCTGGCGGTGGGGGAGCTGGAGGTCGACCTGGCCAGCCGGGTTGCCACGCTGCGCGGCGAGCAGCTCAGCCTGTCGCGCAAGGAGTTCGACCTGCTCGCGCATCTGGCGCGGCGCGCCGGTCAGGTGGTGTCGCGGCGTGAGCTGCTGCGCGAGGTCTGGCAGCTGCCGAGCGGCGACGACGACCAGACCATCGACGTGCATCTGTCCTGGCTGCGTCGCAAGCTCGGCGAGACCGCGCAGGCGCCGCGCTATCTGCACACCGTACGCGGCGTCGGCATCAAGCTGGAGCCACCGGCCAACGCGACCGCCGAACCCCCGCGAGGGTGA